The genomic DNA GGCAGGCCTTTGAAGAACCAGACGTGCGAACAGGGCGAAGCAAGCTCGATATGGCCGAGGCGTTCGCGTCGGACCTTCGACTGAGTGACCTCGACGCCGCACTTGTCGCAGATGACGCCGCGATGCTTCATTCGCTTGTATTTTCCGCACAGACATTCCCAGTCAGAGACCGGGCCGAAGATGCGGGCGCAAAACAGGCCGTCGCGTTCCGGTTTGAACGTTCGATAGTTGATCGTTTCCGGTTTGGTGACCTCTCCGTGCGACCACGAACGGATCTTATCCGGCGACGCAAGTGAAATGCGGATCGCTTCGTAATTGGTGGTCAATTGTGTTTTGCTCTCGTTATTAAATCGAAACATATTTCTCCAAAATGATTCCAGCTATCCAAAATTTAGGATGCTTATCGCGGGTCAGAACTATTCACTCTTTTTGTCAAAACCTATGAAGGCTCTCCACATGCCAGCTCCTAATACAAGAAGAAAAAAAGATAGAAGCTGGTCTGCAGTACTCCTCCAAAGGAAAGCAATCAAAACGGCCGCTCCCCATATCGCAAGTACTCCGATGATTTGAGACCGATTCATAAGCTCCTAATGGGCTCAATCAACGCCAACCAGGGCATCGACACCGGCTACGATCTCTTCCGGATCGATCTCGTCTTCCTGGATCAGTTCAACGTCGAGGCACAAGCTCTGCAGCTCGCGGACGAGAACGTTGAACGATTCGGGAATGCCCGGTTCGAAGTTCGAAACGCCCTTGACGATCGTTTCGTAGATCTTCGAACGTCCGGCGACGTCATCGGATTTGCATGTCAGCAATTCCTGCAGGATGTGAGCCGCACCGTAGGCCTCGAGTGCCCAAACTTCCATTTCGCCGAAACGCTGTCCGCCGAACTGAGCTTTACCGCCCAGCGGCTGCTGCGTAATGAGCGAGTACGGCCCGATCGAGCGTGCGTGGATCTTGTCGTCGACCAGATGTGAGAGCTTGAGCATATAGATGTAGCCAACGCACACCTTCTGTTCGAACTGCTCGCCCGTCATGCCGTCATAGAGCCTGGTCTTGCCCGACGGCCCGACCGATGCCGGAATGCCGAGTTCGTCGTACTTCTGATTGGCCTTAGTGATGTAGCCCTTGATCTCTTCTTCGCTCGCACCGTCAAAAACGGGCGTCGCAAAGTGAAGTCCGAGAATCTTGCCGGCCCAGCCAAGGTGCGCCTCGAGGATCTGTCCGACGTTCATACGCGACGGCACGCCGAGCGGATTTAGCACGATCTCGACCGGAGTTCCATCCGGCAGGTACGGCATATCTTCCTCTGGCAGGATGCGTGCAATAACGCCCTTGTTACCGTGGCGTCCGGCCATTTTGTCACCGACGCTAAGCTTACGCTTCATCGCGACAAAGACCTTGACCATCTTGATCACGCCCGGAGGCAATTCGTCGCCCTGCTTGAGCTTGGTGATCTTTTCGTCGTAGATGTCACGCAGAATGTTGATCTGGCGTTCGGTACGCTGCTGGTATTCCTTGACCTCACCGGCGATATCGATCGATCCGGCCGAAACTTCGGCTTTGCCAAGATGGCGGATATCGATTCCGGTCAATACTTCACGCGTCAGCGTTTCGCCCTTTTTGATCAGCACGTCTTTGCCGTCAACGAGGTCTTTCGTCAGCTTGCGGCCGTCGAAAAGCTCGTAGATGCGCTCGTCACGCTGTTCCTGCAGGATGCGAATTTCGTCGTCGAGATCGCGGTGGAAATCGTCTTCTTCCATTCCCTCGATGTCGAGCGAACGCTCGTCCTTGTCCTGGCCTTTACGTGTAAAGATCTGAACATCGACGACCGTACCATCGATTCCCGGCGGGCAGTTTAGCGAAGCGTCCTTAACGTCGCCGGCCTTTTCGCCGAAGATGGCACGGAGAAGTTTTTCTTCAGCCGTCAACTGCGTTTCGCCCTTCGGCGTTACTTTACCGACCAGAACGCTGCCCGGCTTGACCTGTGCACCGATGCGGATGATGCCCGATTCGTCGAGGTCGCGGAGCATGTTCTCACCGATATTCGGAATATCGCGTGTGATCTCTTCAGGTCCGAGTTTGGTATCGCGGGCCTCGATCTCGAGTTCCTCGATATGAATCGACGTGTAGTAATCGTCCTTGACCAGTTTTTCGGAGACCAAAATGGCATCCTCAAAGTTGTAACCTCGCCAAGGCATAAATGCCACGAGCACGTTTCGGCCGAGAGCGAGTTCGCCGCGGTCGGTACAAGGGCCGTCGGCTATGACCTGGCCTTTCTTGACGCGTTCGCCGACCTGAACGATCGGACGCTGGTTGATACAGGTGTTCTGGTTGGAACGCTTGAACTTGACCAGCGAGTAAATGTCGGCCGTCACCTCACGCGAGATCGTGCCGTCGACCTGATGATCGGCTTTGACGATAATGCGTTCGCTGTCGACAAAATCGACCGTGCCATCACGTTTTGCGATGACGACGGCACCCGAGTCGCGGGCAGCGATCTTTTCCATACCGGTACCTACGAACGGCGACTCAGCACGAAGTAGCGGCACCGACTGACGCTGCATGTTCGAGCCCATGAGAGCACGGTTGGCGTCATCGTTTTCGAGGAACGGAATCAGCGACGCGGCGACCGAAACAAGCTGTTTCGGCGAAACGTCCATGTACTGCGTGTCCATCTTGTCAGCGGTGATAAATTCACCTTTCTGACGCGCGGCATTACGCTCGTTTACAAAATTGCCTTTCTCGTCCAGCTCGATATTTGCCTGGCCGATGATCCATTTGTCCTCTTCCCAAGCGGTGAGGTAGAACGGCCACGGTTCAAACTGTGCGATCTGTCCGCCCTTGAGCTTTTTATTTGCTGCCTCGACGTCCTCGAGCGGTAGCGACGAGATCAGACCGATATTCGGGCCTTCAGGCGTCGCGATCGGGCAGATACGGCCATAGTGCGTCGGGTGAACGTCGCGAACCTCGAATCCCGCACGTTCACGCGAAAGACCACCTGGTCCCAGAGCCGATAGACGGCGTTTGTGCGTAATTTCCGACAGCGGATTAGTTTGATCCATGAACTGCGAAAGCTGTGACGAACCAAAGAACTCGCGGACCGCAGCCGTCACCGGCTTTGCGTTGACCAGGTCACGCGGCATCGTGGTGAACATATCCTGCTGGATCGACATCTTCTCCTTGATCGCGCGTTCCATGCGTTCGAGGCCGATCCGGAACTGATTTTCAAGCAGTTCGCCCACCGCGCGGACGCGGCGGT from Acidobacteriota bacterium includes the following:
- the rpoB gene encoding DNA-directed RNA polymerase subunit beta, producing MRAEEDIKNKKEEVTRVGKKITKSALSELRSMGTGKVAVATADFETAYALEDVINTETGEVIIESNTEIAAAKLQQIIEEGVESFKVFFPKRDVIGDVIAATLRKDAISKPVDALLEIYRKMRPGDPPTVPTAYRLLEGMFFDARRFDLSRVGRLKFNIKMGRPEKEDITNPLLKPTDFIEVVNYLLRMKKDSEHFGQDDIDHLGNRRVRAVGELLENQFRIGLERMERAIKEKMSIQQDMFTTMPRDLVNAKPVTAAVREFFGSSQLSQFMDQTNPLSEITHKRRLSALGPGGLSRERAGFEVRDVHPTHYGRICPIATPEGPNIGLISSLPLEDVEAANKKLKGGQIAQFEPWPFYLTAWEEDKWIIGQANIELDEKGNFVNERNAARQKGEFITADKMDTQYMDVSPKQLVSVAASLIPFLENDDANRALMGSNMQRQSVPLLRAESPFVGTGMEKIAARDSGAVVIAKRDGTVDFVDSERIIVKADHQVDGTISREVTADIYSLVKFKRSNQNTCINQRPIVQVGERVKKGQVIADGPCTDRGELALGRNVLVAFMPWRGYNFEDAILVSEKLVKDDYYTSIHIEELEIEARDTKLGPEEITRDIPNIGENMLRDLDESGIIRIGAQVKPGSVLVGKVTPKGETQLTAEEKLLRAIFGEKAGDVKDASLNCPPGIDGTVVDVQIFTRKGQDKDERSLDIEGMEEDDFHRDLDDEIRILQEQRDERIYELFDGRKLTKDLVDGKDVLIKKGETLTREVLTGIDIRHLGKAEVSAGSIDIAGEVKEYQQRTERQINILRDIYDEKITKLKQGDELPPGVIKMVKVFVAMKRKLSVGDKMAGRHGNKGVIARILPEEDMPYLPDGTPVEIVLNPLGVPSRMNVGQILEAHLGWAGKILGLHFATPVFDGASEEEIKGYITKANQKYDELGIPASVGPSGKTRLYDGMTGEQFEQKVCVGYIYMLKLSHLVDDKIHARSIGPYSLITQQPLGGKAQFGGQRFGEMEVWALEAYGAAHILQELLTCKSDDVAGRSKIYETIVKGVSNFEPGIPESFNVLVRELQSLCLDVELIQEDEIDPEEIVAGVDALVGVD